ACGCTGGTTTAGTTTAGGTGATAGCTACGGCATTGATATTAAATATGAGGAAGACATTCCATTGATGCTGGCTGCCGTGGCAACCATTGATTTAGTCAATCACAATGATAATGGTGCCTTTGATAGCGACTAAAATTACAGGCATGGCTAATATCGAGGCGACAGGCTAGCGCTAATTTATCAGCCCAGCCTAACGCTTAAAATCGACCATTAAATTGGGATAAATTAGTGATAAGTTAGGCTTAATTTAGTTAGTGATATACATCATCACCAATAAAAAACCGAGTAGTAGGCCATTTAGCCCAAGAATATAGGCGAAGCCTTTTAACCCGTCTTTCGCGCTGTAGCCTTTTTGATTTAAGTACAACCACCAAATGCTACACATTAAAATAGGCAGCAAAAAAAATAATTTAATCATGTAGTTAATGCTTTTGTTTTTTTCTAATCATAGAGCAAATACCAGTGTTTGCCTACTTTGCTTTAGGCTTGTCTTGCGACGATTCATTTTGTTCAATTAACGCAGTTAGTGGCTTACGAATACTGTACAAGAACAGCAAACTCGGGATCACCATCATCGAAGTTAAGACAAAAAACAGCGCCCAGTTACCATCTAGCCAGTCGACAAATATGCCCGAGTATGAGCCTAGCATTACACGGCCAAAGGTACCCAGTGACGCCATCAAGGCATACTGACTGGCGGTAAAGCTTTTATTACACAATACCGATAAGAGGGCAACAAAGGCGACTGAGCCCCATGCTGAGGTAAAGCCATCAACAAAAACGGTCATGGCAAATAGCCACTTTACAGGCCCCATTACCGCCATCACAGAAAACAACAAGTTACTGGCTGACATGGCGATACCACCAATAAATAACCCTTTTAAAATCCCGTATCTAATCGTAAAAACACTGCCAATCAATGAAAAAACGATAGTTGTTCCCCAATTGATCAGTTTTGAGTAATAAGCAATATCTTCATTGGAAAAGCCGACTTCTCGATAAAACACGATCGACATTCTGCCAAGGTAGGCTTCTCCTAACTTAAATAGGAAAATAAACATCAAAATTGAAAAGGCTAAGCGCACACCGTTACGTTGGAAAAACTCTTGTATTGGCGCCACGAGTGTTGCCAGTAGCCATGCCGTTAGCGTTGAAATGCTATCGTTTGAGCGCGCAAGCCCAGTCGCTAGTACTGCATCTGTACGTGAATTTAACGCACGATTAAGTTTTGTCAGCTGACGGGCAAATAGGGCAATCATGGCAATAACACTAAAGGTGGCGATACCAAACTGGTATTGCTCTTTGATGAACTCAGGCCAGAGAGGGTAGCCAATATTGGCGTAAAGTATGGTCAGCATAATCAGGGGGAGCAGCAGTAAAATACCAACACTTTGGCTTTTGTAGCTGGGCAGTACCGTAAGGTAGGCTTGCTGAATTTGATTGAGCGTTTGCTCACGTTGACTCGTTGGCTCTTGCACCACAAGCGCTGTAATGGATAAAGCCGCCATCATTAGCGCTAACACCATAAATACTTCTGACCACTGCCAGTCAGGTGAGCTTGCCAAAATAAAAGGAATACTGCCAAGACCGGCGTAACCTGTCCACCAACCTGCTGTCGCCATGGCAGAGCCTGCAGCCATCAACTCGTTACTGTTATCGCTTGCTTGATTGAGAATATCGATTCGATAGGCGTCGATGGCAATATCTTGAGTCGCCCCGCTAATCGCCAAACACAAACCAAACAATGCCATCATAGAGAGTTGGCTAGCGGCATCAAGCGAGCTGAGCTGTAAGGTAAATAAACAAATCAGTAATTGTGTGGTGAATATCCAGCTTCGCCTCAAACCAAGCTTAGCTGTAAGCAATGGGATTTTGATACGATCGGCTAGCGGTGACCACAAAAAGTTAATGCTATAGGCAACAAAAATTAGACCAAATAAGCCAATGCTAGAGCGAGATAAGCCTTCGTCTTTCAGCCAGCCTGTCATGGCAGAGCCAATCATCACCCATGGGAAGCCACTGGCGATGCCAAAAAAGAAAACGGTAAGTAGACGACGGTCTTGAAAGTAGCGCAGAGATTGAAGTAGCGAGCGAGCGGGCATACGGCACAAGAGTAACTAATAGTGCGCTAAGCCTATCAAACTGTGGTAGCGGACAAAAGGAGTTATTTGGCCGCTAGGCTTTAGGGCTAATATTGAGGGCTAATGTTATGGGAAAAAGTTC
The nucleotide sequence above comes from Thalassotalea euphylliae. Encoded proteins:
- a CDS encoding AmpG family muropeptide MFS transporter, which translates into the protein MPARSLLQSLRYFQDRRLLTVFFFGIASGFPWVMIGSAMTGWLKDEGLSRSSIGLFGLIFVAYSINFLWSPLADRIKIPLLTAKLGLRRSWIFTTQLLICLFTLQLSSLDAASQLSMMALFGLCLAISGATQDIAIDAYRIDILNQASDNSNELMAAGSAMATAGWWTGYAGLGSIPFILASSPDWQWSEVFMVLALMMAALSITALVVQEPTSQREQTLNQIQQAYLTVLPSYKSQSVGILLLLPLIMLTILYANIGYPLWPEFIKEQYQFGIATFSVIAMIALFARQLTKLNRALNSRTDAVLATGLARSNDSISTLTAWLLATLVAPIQEFFQRNGVRLAFSILMFIFLFKLGEAYLGRMSIVFYREVGFSNEDIAYYSKLINWGTTIVFSLIGSVFTIRYGILKGLFIGGIAMSASNLLFSVMAVMGPVKWLFAMTVFVDGFTSAWGSVAFVALLSVLCNKSFTASQYALMASLGTFGRVMLGSYSGIFVDWLDGNWALFFVLTSMMVIPSLLFLYSIRKPLTALIEQNESSQDKPKAK